The Faecalibacter bovis genome includes the window AACATGTAGTTTTCTGTTGAGAAATCATCGCGAGATAATGTATTATTGAAGATAGACTCGTCTGGTAAAGCACCGTTGTAGATATCTTTGTATAAAGTTTCTTCAGGAGGGAAAACAACTTTTAACCAAGTTAAGTATTCGCGATATTCGTAGTTAGTTACCTCAGTTTCTCCGATGTAGAAAGATTTAACTTGCATACGAACAGGAGAATTATTCCAGTCACGCATTACGTCATCCTTAGTAAGTCCCATAGTGAAAGATCCTCCCTCAATGTAAACCATACCAGGCCATCCTTTAATATTTTGTTTTTGTTTTCCGGAAAAAAACCACCCTTTGCTATCATTAGGTTTCCAACCTGTACGGCTTGTGAAATTTTTTGTTCCACCACCTTTTTTCTTTCCGCCACTTGATGCACAACTTACAAAAGCAGTAAGAGATGCTGCAGCAAGCACTAAAGAAAAAATACGTCCTTTATTCATTTTCATAGAATACTTAATGGTTATCTAATATTAAATTTATTGCAAATAAAAGCATTTAACAGCAATTTAACAACGCTGAACGCTTATTTATTTAACTCAAACGAAATATTTATTTTTTTATTTTATCAATCTAAAAATATATTTGTGCTATAATCGTTTTCCAAGTATGAAGAAATACATAATTCTAGCAATATCATTATTAAATTATAGTCATTTATTCTCCCAAAATTACAAAATAAATTGGGAAAATAACAAAGACTATACATTAACTAATGGTCAAAAAATAAAGGTTCCATTTTTTGATAATTCAACAGAATATTCTCTGAATGAGTATTATACGCCTAATTTTAATATCGTATTAAATGAAAGAGTAGATCAAGTTGAAATTATAAATCCGGTTACAAGTCCTTTAACAACAGCTGAATTAGTACAATTTAGAGCATTTGAGATAGTAGCTGAAAAAATTAGTTTTTCAAGACAGAATTATTTTGATAATAATGTTCAAAAAACTTTAATTTCAGTTTTTCCTTATGTGAAAAAAGGTAATTCTATCCATAAATTACTTTCTTTTGACATTAAAAAATCTACAAATAGCAATAAATCTTTAGTTCAATCAAGAATTTTTAGTGATGATAGAAGTAGTGTTTTAAAGGAAGGAAACTGGTTTAAGATAAAAGTAGATAAAACTGGAGTTTTTAAACTAAACAAAAGTTTTTTCACAACTCACGGTATTCCAACTTCTGGTTACAATCTTTCTTCATTAAAGATTTATGGAAACGGTAATGGAAGAATGATGGAAAATGCTAGCGAATTTCGTTACGGTTCTTTACAAGAAATTCCGATTGAGTTTTTAGGAAGTGAAGATAATTCGTTTGATGCGAATGATTATATTACTTTTTATGCAAAAGGACCACACCAATGGTACAGACAAAATGAGAGTAGTTTAGCTGATGTATTTCTACGTTATAATATATATGATGATTATTCATATTATTATATCACTTTTGATGGTAATAATGGTAAAAGAATAAATTCTCGTGAAAATAATTCAACTCCGATTAGGACTTTCAATACTTACGATGCTTACCAATTTCATGAAAATGATTCTTTAAATATCAATCAAGTTGGACGTCAGTGGGTAGGAGAAATGCTTAATGGAAGTAATTTTTTTACTAAAAATTTTAAAGCTAATGATGTACAAGCTGGTGAAACAGGATTCATAAAATATTCTGTTGTTGGGAAAAATGCACAATCAACGACTGCAACAATTACATTAAATGGATCAACAATAGGTACAGAATCGTTTAATTCTACAGCATTTAATAATAGAACAAATCAAGTTCAATTTCCTATTCAGGGAAATGATTTTAATGTAAATGTTGCTTATAATAATGCTTCAAATCCAGCAGGTTTAGCCTTTATTAATTTTATTGAATTAAAGTACAAGGAAAAATTACAATATGGTGTAAATCAGTTTTCATTCAGAAATTTATCAAATCTAAATACGGGTGAAACTTATGGATTTACGTTAAATAACAATTCAGGTGTAAAAGTTTGGGATGTATCAGATATAACTTCAGCGTATCAAATTATTCCAAACGGATCAACTTATAATTACACTTCAAGTTCTCAAGATTTTAAGAATGAATTTATAGCATTTAAAGATGAACATTTATTTACAGATGTTACGTTTGTTGGACGTATAGCTAATCAAAATATTAGATCTTTTAATGATGTAACGTTAGCAATTATTACCCATCCAAGTTTAAAAGAACAGGCTTTAAGGTTAGCTGAATTTAGAGAGCGACACAATAATATTAAAGTAGCAGTTGTTACTACGGATGAAATTTACAATGATTTCTCTTCGGGTTCTAAAGATCCTATTGCAATTCGTGATTTCTTAAAACATTTAAAAGATAATGGAAATCCTTTAGAATATGCGATCCTGTTAGGAGCAACAACTTACGATCCGAAAGATAGAGTACAAGGTAATATAAATTTGATTCCATCTTTTTACAATCTAAATTCTGAATCATTAGAAAATTCGATTACATCCGATGATTACTATGCAATGTTAGGTGATCAGGCAAATTTTGCTTTGGATGCAGGGAATGGAACATATACTTATAATGCAAATAATTTAGACATTGCGATTGGTCGTTTACCAGCTGCTAATTTGTCAGAAGCTAAAACGTTAGTAGATAAAATTATTTCTTATTACGAGAAAATTCCGAATAAAGGGAATTCGTACGGAGATTGGAGAACAAAAATTGCTGCAATTTCTGATGATCCTGAATATTCAAGTATTGAAGTAAATACACCAAGATTTGACCAAGATTTTAATTCGGTTTTTGATCAAAATCAAAATAAATTTTATGCTGTAAATAAGTTATATATTGATGCCTATCAACCTGAACAAACTTCTGCTGGTCTTCGTTATCCAATGATTAACAGTTCTATTTTAAATAATTTAGAGTTAGGAACTAATTTCATGATGTATTATGGTCATGGAGGGCCAAGATCTTGGGCGCAAGAACGTATTATTACAGGAGAAGAATTAACGAATCTTTCTAATTTTACAAATACTTTCGCGCGTGTTCCAATTGTGGCGACAATAACATGTGATTTTACTGTTTGGGATTTACCTCAATATAATTCAGCTGGAGAAATGATGCTGAAAAATAACAACGGTGGTGCTTTAACAATGTTAACTACTAATCGACCAATTGGTACAGTTTACGGTTCTGCTTTTAATGGATATATATTAAAAGAATTATTTCGATTAGATAATCATCAAAACATTTCGACAGGAAAAGCTTTAATGAATGCGAAGAAATCATATGCAGTTACAGCAACAGATCATTCTCGAGTAAATTTATTAGGAGATCCAATGGTTGCGGTTTCGCGTCCAAAACAAGATATCCGCATAACAAATTTTAAAGTTAATGGAGTAGATGTAGATTATAATTCTCATCAAATTAAAGCGTTAGATTTTGTTGAGATTCAAGGAGAAGTTTTAAATGAATCGTTAGCTATTGATAACAATTTTAACGGGAATGTACAGAATATTTTATATGAAAAACCTGTAGAAAAAGCGTTAAGAAACAATAAAGGCCATAGTGGTTTTACGCCGTATTCATTTACCGAAGAATTTAAAACGATTTACAAAGGAAATTCTAACGTTACAGATGGTCAATTCACGATTAAATATTACGTTCCTAAAGATATTAATTACGAAGTAGGAGAAAGAAAATTAGTTCTTTATGCGTACAGTGACAACAGTGATGCGGTAATGAATTCTAAAGTTATCGTTGGAGGATTAAATGAAAATGGAATCAATGATGACGAAATTCCACAAGGAAAATTATATATGAATAATTTAAACTTTGCGAATGGAGGAATTACAGATCGCGATCCTTATTTAATTGGTTGTTTAACTGATAACACAGGAATTAATGCAACTGGTACAAGTATTGGGCATGATGTTGTTGCAACATTAGATGGGCGTATTCAGGATTCTTATGTTTTAAATGAATATTTTGAATCTGGAGATAGTAATCCATGTGTGAACAAGAATTTTGAAGATTATCAAAAAGGACAAGTTTTATATCAATTAAAAAATTTAGAATTAGGTAATCATAAAGTTGAACTTAAATTTTGGGACATTAATAATAATTCTAATACAGCTACTTTAGATTTCGTAGTGATGGAAAATGGATCAAACCAATTGCATATTGACAAGTTATTAAATTGGCCAAATCCATTTACAAATAATACATTCTTTCATTTCGAACATAATTGTGATTCTGAGTTAGAAGTTTTAGTTCAAATTTTCACGGTTTCAGGAAGATTAGTCAGAACAATTAAGCAAACTGTATCTGCAGAACCTTTTAGAGAAGGTTACCGAACTGGTAAATATGATATAGAGTGGGATGGTTTAGATGATTTTGGTGATAAAATCGGAAAAGGAACATACATCTATAAAGTAAATGTTAAAGGAGTTAATTCTGAAGTTTGCAAAGGGAATGCAACAGCAATCGAAAAATTAGTTATACTTAAATAATAAAAAAGGTCAGTTCTTTAACTGACCTTTTTGCAATATATTAAATTAAGTTTCGTTATAAACATATATTTTAGACAACCTAAATTACGTATTTAAATAAAAAATTAATTTTTCTTATTCGAATAAGACTTGAAATTAAGAAAGATACGCTTGCAGTAATACACAACAACTTGAAAAGTTTAATTTTTAACATTGTTAATCCATTTTTTACATAAAAGGGGTGTATATTTACAAGCTTTTACTATTAAAAAATAAATAACTAATAATACGAGGATGAAAAAGATTACCAGTAGCTTGTTGATGTTAATGTCGGTAGCTTTATTTGCGCAAGAAATTCCAAATGAACCAAACCCAATTTTAACAGGTGCACCTTTCTTAAGAATTTCGCCTGATGCCCGTGCTGGATCATTAGGAGATCAAGGGGTTGCAACATCAGCAGATAATTTTTCTCAATATTGGAATGCAGCTAAATATGCTTTCAGTAAAGATTATTCAGGAGTAGCATTTACTTACACACCATATATGAGTTCTTTAACAAGCGATGTTTTCTTGTTAAACGCAACTTATTTCACATTTTTAGGAACGGAAGAACGTAGTACATTAGCTGCTAGTATTTACTATTTTAACATGGGTGAAATCGAGTTAAATAGTTTAAATGCAGCAACTGGTCAAATTCAAAATGATGGTATTGCCAAACCAAACGAATTTTCTATCGATTTATCTTACGGTTTAAGATTATCAGATTATTATTCGATGGCTGTAACAGGTCGTTTTATTCGTTCAGATTTATTCAACGGATTAAATGATGCTACGGTACAACCAGCAAATTCTTTTGCAGTTGATATTGCAGGTTTCTACCAATCAGAAACGATGAGTACAAATAGTTTTGATGGTAAATTACGTGCAGGTTTTCAAGTATCTAACATTGGTCCAAAATTAGATTACTCTAATCAAGAAGATAATTCATCATACTTACCAACAACTTTACGTTTAGGAGCTGGTTATGATTTCAAATTTGATGATTATAATAAAGTATCTGTGTCTACGGAATTTGCAAAATTATTAGTTCCAACTCCACAATACGAATTTGATGAAGAGGGAAATGTACGTTACAGATACATTCCTAACAAAGGTCCAATTGATGGAATTTTTAGTTCTTTCGGAGATGCTCCAGGTGGAAGTGCAGAAGAATTAAAAGAAATCACTTACTCTGTTGGTGCTGAATATTCTTATAACGAAGCATTATTTATTAGAGCAGGTTATTTCCATGAAAATCAAATGAAAGGAGATCGTCAGCACTTAACTTTAGGAGCTGGTTTAAAATATAATTCTTTCGGAATTGATTTTTCTTACTTAATTCCAACTTCTAAAACGAACAATGCTTTAGAAAATACTTTACGTTTCGGCGTATCTTGGAATTTTGGTGGTGAAACACAAAACTCTTACGATTACTAAGATTTATATCTAAAATATTTCAAAAGTCAGCCCATAAGGCTGACTTTTTTTATTATCTTACATCAACTATTAAATTTAGTTTTAATCCTAAATTTGTAAAAACAATCACTATGTCAAACGTTGATTTAATTATAGAAGAAAGAGCTGCTGATTTAGGAAACTTCCTTGTTGGTCGTCTTTTACCATTCCGCCAAAAAAGATCAGTTGGACCATTTGTATTTATAGATCATATGGGACCTGCACATTTAAAAGATTATCAAAATTTAGATGTTGGCCCACATCCACATATCGGACTTTCTACATTAACTTATCTTTTCGAAGGCTCTATCCAACATAAAGATAGTTTAGGAAATGATTTAGAAATTACTCCAGGAGCTGTCAATTGGATGGATGGTGGTAAAGGTGTAGTGCATTCAGAACGCACACCAGAATATTTACGTACAACTGATAAGGTTTTACATGGTTTACAAATTTGGATTGCTTTACCTAAAGAAAAGGAAGAAATTGATCCAAGTTTTACGCATATAGAAGCCGATAAATTACCAACTTGGTCAGAAAATGGAATCGATTTTAAACTGATTGCAGGTAAATACAAAGACTTAGAATCTCCAGTTCCTGTACATTCTCCATTATATTATATTGAAGCAAAAGCTAACGTAGATGGAGTTGTAAATTTAGGTGAAGGACTATTCGGAGAATCAGCACTTTATATCTTAGAAGGTGAAGTAATAGATGAAGGTCAAATTTATGGTGAAAAACAATTATTAATCGCCAAAGATTCTACATTATGTACTTTAAATTTAAAAGCTGGTACAACAATTTATTTATTCGGAGGAGAACCTTTTCCTGAAGAACGATTTATATATTGGAACTTCGTTAGTTCTTCGAAAGATAGAATAGAACAAGCTAAAGAAGATTGGAAAAACCATCGTTTTCCTTTAGTTCCGGGAGACGACGATTATGTTCCAATGCCTGATTATAAAAAATAGAAAATAAGTAAAATGAGTGTTGAAATTAAAGGAAATTCTACTTCAGAAAATTATATTACAGAATTATCGACAAGAGGTTTAAATTTTATTGTTGACGAGCCATTTGATAAAGGTGGGAAAGATACCGCAGTAACTCCGATGGAATTAATTGGTGGTGCATTATCGTCTTGTACAATTATTACGTTACAAATGTATTTTAATCATAAAGGTTGGGAATACGATAAAGTTGAAGTGGATATCGATTTTGATTATTCTTCTTATCCAGTTACTTTTAAACGTGTAGTTAGAGTTACAGGATCATTTGATGACAATCAGAAAAAAAGAATTGGAGGAATTGCAAATGCTTGTCCAGTTCATAAATTACTTGAAAAAGGGAATACTGTTGAAACTACGATTGAAGTTATATAAACTTTAAAATAAATATCAAAACAAAGAGAAATTAGAAATAATTTCTCTTTGTTCGTTTATAGATAAAACATTAATTAGATAATTGATTTTTAGTTTATAATATCGCAGAAAAAGTGTTAATAAATTAAATTAATATGTTGTGATTTAGTTAACTTAATAAATACTTATATCTAGTTTGCATATAATTGACTAAATTGCGATTTATTAATAAAATTCATAACGTGACGCATCAACAAAGAACAAGTGCAATTCGTAAAGAAATTACACAATCATATAAAGACTTAAAGGCGAAATATCCCGTTCTTAAACATCAAAATGCTATTGGTTTTGCAATTTTTGCATTTGCAGTAGTGTTAAGTTTATTATTAGGTTATTTATGGTACATCGGTATTGTTCCTGCTTGGGTTTTAATACCTGCCAATGCATTTTTATTTGGATTATTACACGAATTAGAACACGATTTAATCCATTATATGTATTTTAAAAGTAACAGAGCGGTTCATAATTTTATGTTAGGATGGATTTGGATTTTAAGACCATTAACACTTAATCCTTGGTTCCGTAGAACTCTTCATTTCCATCACCATCGTTTCTCTGGAACTTTACATGATGTTGAAGAGCGTGGAGTAACGAATGGAGAAAAATGGTCATTAAAACGTTTAATCTTTACGCCAGATTTAGTATTAGGTAATTTATTACGCGTTGTTGGATTATTTGGTGACATCAAAAAAGAAGTTGAAAATGGTAACTTAAAATTTGAAGTTGCAAATAAATTAAAACTTTACGGGGTATTTGGTTTAATTCCTTTAACAATTATTGCTCACATTTTGTTATACATTTATTCTGCTGATGCGGTAGTAAATTTTATTAATGGAATTTTTAATACAGATTTTGTTTTACCTACTTGGATAGACGCTGTTTTACAATGGAGTAATCCTATTATTTACATTGTTTTATTACCAAACTTATTACGTCAATTTTCTTTGCATTTCATTACTTCTAATCTTCATTATTTTGGTGATGTAGAAAAAGGAAATGTAATTGAACAAACACAAGTTTTAACTGTTTGGTGGACTTATCCTTTCCAAATCTTTTGTTTCTTTTTTGGTTGGACACATGCAATTCATCATTTTGTTGTTAACGAAACATTTTATGTACGTCATATTGCTCGTAAAAAAGCTCACGAAGTAATGAAGGCTCATGGTGTACGATTTAATGATTTGGGAACTTTCAGAAGAGCAAATCGTTTCCACGAAACTTCTAAATAAAAATTGTTTTAGATCTAATATATATGCGACCCGATGAGGTCGCTTTTTTTTTGCAATAGATTTAATTATTCTCCGTTTTGAATTTATGTTTAAAACATTTCCGTTTACTAAATTGTTTCTATTATCGATATTATTAATAATTATCGGATGGATTTTTAACGCATTAATTTGGACTGGATTCATTCCTTGGTTTAATCAAGGAATTTTCATTGCTATAGCAATAATGTATTTTGGATTTGCATTATGTATAGTTAGTTTAATCTTGGGTTTATTTAAAATTATTCGAAATGTCTAGATATTTCAAAACACTATTAATTATAAGTTTATCATTATT containing:
- the porU gene encoding type IX secretion system sortase PorU, with product MKKYIILAISLLNYSHLFSQNYKINWENNKDYTLTNGQKIKVPFFDNSTEYSLNEYYTPNFNIVLNERVDQVEIINPVTSPLTTAELVQFRAFEIVAEKISFSRQNYFDNNVQKTLISVFPYVKKGNSIHKLLSFDIKKSTNSNKSLVQSRIFSDDRSSVLKEGNWFKIKVDKTGVFKLNKSFFTTHGIPTSGYNLSSLKIYGNGNGRMMENASEFRYGSLQEIPIEFLGSEDNSFDANDYITFYAKGPHQWYRQNESSLADVFLRYNIYDDYSYYYITFDGNNGKRINSRENNSTPIRTFNTYDAYQFHENDSLNINQVGRQWVGEMLNGSNFFTKNFKANDVQAGETGFIKYSVVGKNAQSTTATITLNGSTIGTESFNSTAFNNRTNQVQFPIQGNDFNVNVAYNNASNPAGLAFINFIELKYKEKLQYGVNQFSFRNLSNLNTGETYGFTLNNNSGVKVWDVSDITSAYQIIPNGSTYNYTSSSQDFKNEFIAFKDEHLFTDVTFVGRIANQNIRSFNDVTLAIITHPSLKEQALRLAEFRERHNNIKVAVVTTDEIYNDFSSGSKDPIAIRDFLKHLKDNGNPLEYAILLGATTYDPKDRVQGNINLIPSFYNLNSESLENSITSDDYYAMLGDQANFALDAGNGTYTYNANNLDIAIGRLPAANLSEAKTLVDKIISYYEKIPNKGNSYGDWRTKIAAISDDPEYSSIEVNTPRFDQDFNSVFDQNQNKFYAVNKLYIDAYQPEQTSAGLRYPMINSSILNNLELGTNFMMYYGHGGPRSWAQERIITGEELTNLSNFTNTFARVPIVATITCDFTVWDLPQYNSAGEMMLKNNNGGALTMLTTNRPIGTVYGSAFNGYILKELFRLDNHQNISTGKALMNAKKSYAVTATDHSRVNLLGDPMVAVSRPKQDIRITNFKVNGVDVDYNSHQIKALDFVEIQGEVLNESLAIDNNFNGNVQNILYEKPVEKALRNNKGHSGFTPYSFTEEFKTIYKGNSNVTDGQFTIKYYVPKDINYEVGERKLVLYAYSDNSDAVMNSKVIVGGLNENGINDDEIPQGKLYMNNLNFANGGITDRDPYLIGCLTDNTGINATGTSIGHDVVATLDGRIQDSYVLNEYFESGDSNPCVNKNFEDYQKGQVLYQLKNLELGNHKVELKFWDINNNSNTATLDFVVMENGSNQLHIDKLLNWPNPFTNNTFFHFEHNCDSELEVLVQIFTVSGRLVRTIKQTVSAEPFREGYRTGKYDIEWDGLDDFGDKIGKGTYIYKVNVKGVNSEVCKGNATAIEKLVILK
- the porV gene encoding type IX secretion system outer membrane channel protein PorV, whose protein sequence is MKKITSSLLMLMSVALFAQEIPNEPNPILTGAPFLRISPDARAGSLGDQGVATSADNFSQYWNAAKYAFSKDYSGVAFTYTPYMSSLTSDVFLLNATYFTFLGTEERSTLAASIYYFNMGEIELNSLNAATGQIQNDGIAKPNEFSIDLSYGLRLSDYYSMAVTGRFIRSDLFNGLNDATVQPANSFAVDIAGFYQSETMSTNSFDGKLRAGFQVSNIGPKLDYSNQEDNSSYLPTTLRLGAGYDFKFDDYNKVSVSTEFAKLLVPTPQYEFDEEGNVRYRYIPNKGPIDGIFSSFGDAPGGSAEELKEITYSVGAEYSYNEALFIRAGYFHENQMKGDRQHLTLGAGLKYNSFGIDFSYLIPTSKTNNALENTLRFGVSWNFGGETQNSYDY
- a CDS encoding pirin family protein, encoding MSNVDLIIEERAADLGNFLVGRLLPFRQKRSVGPFVFIDHMGPAHLKDYQNLDVGPHPHIGLSTLTYLFEGSIQHKDSLGNDLEITPGAVNWMDGGKGVVHSERTPEYLRTTDKVLHGLQIWIALPKEKEEIDPSFTHIEADKLPTWSENGIDFKLIAGKYKDLESPVPVHSPLYYIEAKANVDGVVNLGEGLFGESALYILEGEVIDEGQIYGEKQLLIAKDSTLCTLNLKAGTTIYLFGGEPFPEERFIYWNFVSSSKDRIEQAKEDWKNHRFPLVPGDDDYVPMPDYKK
- a CDS encoding OsmC family protein, producing the protein MSVEIKGNSTSENYITELSTRGLNFIVDEPFDKGGKDTAVTPMELIGGALSSCTIITLQMYFNHKGWEYDKVEVDIDFDYSSYPVTFKRVVRVTGSFDDNQKKRIGGIANACPVHKLLEKGNTVETTIEVI